The DNA segment ATTAGGCGCAAGTTTACCTCGCGCCTTGTTAAGCTTAATGTGGGAATGTCGATTCCCACTATTTGCCGCCATTATCGCGGCATTTAGCCGTATTATTACCGAAGTTGGTTGTTCAATGATGGTCGGTGGTAATATTTTAAATACCACCCGTAATATTCCTACCGCAATCGCTTTAGAAAGCTCAAAAGGCGCATTTGCACAAGGTGTTGCCCTAGGCATGGTCTTATTGATCTTGGCACTAGGACTTAATTTTTTATTATCGTTCGCCCGTGGTAAAGCCCACTTGCGTACCAATTAGGCTGAGGTATAGAGCATGTCGCAAATTACAATTCAAGCAGAAGATATCTCGATCCGCTTTAAAGATCGGCTGCTTTTTCACATACCTCACCTTAAATTCGGCCCACAAGAAGCGATTTACCTCACCGGTGCCAATGGCGTAGGTAAGACCACATTATTAAAAATATTATCCGGTTTACAACGCCCAACCACAGGTAAAGTTAACCTGCAGTGTAACAACTGGTTTGCCCGTTTATTTAAAAGTAATGCTAAAAATGGCGTTATCTATATGCATCAAACACCTTACATGTTTGATACTAGCGTACTGGATAATGTCAGTTATGGTTTAAAATTCGCCATTAGAGGTCGCCAAGCACAACGAAGTGAAGCGATAACAGCCCTACGTATGGTAGGGTTAGAAACTCTCGCTAATGAACATATTTCGGTATTATCCGGTGGTGAGCGTCAATGCGTGGCGATGGCAAGAGCATGGGTACTGAAACCAAGCGTACTATTAATGGACGAATCGAGTGCCAGCATGGATACAGAATCCATCGAGCGCCAGGTGATACTCGCTAAAGATTTACTCGAACGTGGATCAACCTTGGTGATCACCAGCCACCAACAGAATGCGCTTACCGCACTTTGTCGCCGTCAGTGGTGTATTAGCAATAACAAATTAATCGAACGAGCAGATCTACAGCTCATTAACAAAGATAAGGACCATTATGCCTTCGGCTGAACAAACAAGTTGGGTAATTTTAGCAGGCGGACAAGCCAGTCGCATGGGTGGTCATGATAAAGGTTTAGTCACATTAACCGGCAAAGCCATGATTGAGCATGTCATCGATACGCTGTCGCCACAAACCAACAAGATCGCCATTAACGCCAATCGAAATCAAGATAGCTATCGCCAATACGGCGATGTATTCGGCGATCAATTACAAGGTTATCAAGGGCCTCTCGGTGGTATACATGCGGCAATATTACATTTAAACAATGCTGAGTGGATTGGCTTTGTACCCTGTGATTGTCCACAATTACCAAGCGATTTAGTCACCCGAATGGCGGCAGCTTGTGAAGCCGATACCGATATTGTGGTAGCCCATGATGGCGAACATATTCAGCCAGTAGTGACGCTATTACATCGTCGCATACTTCCGAAACTAGAAGCCTTTTTAGCGAACGGTGACCGTAAGATCATTTTACTGTACCGTCAATGCAACATGCTCACGGTCGACTTTAGCGATCAACCCAATGCTTTTGTAAACTTAAATACCCCTGCAGAACTGCAACAATTTGGACAAACAAAATGAGTCTACATCTATGAGTCAAATACACGCATCACTCCCTTTACTCGGCTTTGCAGCATTTAGTGGTACAGGCAAAACCATCCTGCTTGAAGCCATACTACCCAAGTTAGTTGCACGTGGTATTCGTGTGGCCGTGATCAAACATGCGCATCATGATTTTGATATCGACCAGCCAGGCAAAGACAGCCACCGCCTGCGTAAAGCGGGTGCCAGCCAGATGTTGATTTCATCTCGTTGCCGTCACGCTTTAGTCACTGAAACACCTGATCAAGAAGCGACACTGCCGCACTTGATCGCCCAGTTAGATCAAACTCAACTCGACCTAATTCTGGTTGAAGGCTTTAAGAAACTCAGTTTCCCTAAAATTGAATTACACCGTGCCGAAGTGGGCAAACCTTGGTTACATCCAACAGACCATAATATTATTGCTGTTGCAGCCAATGTGCCCATTCCCGCGTCAGGATCAGCACCTTTAGCAGAAAAGCCGCCATTGCCACTGCTCGATATTAACAACCTTGATCAGATCACTGATTTTGTTGTGAGCTTTATTCAAGGTAAAGTCCATGCGACACAGCTTGAACAGCCACAAGGGTTACAATGTGGCGACCTAACACCACCAGGCATGTTATCTGTCGCCGAAGGACGGGAGCGTATTCTTGGTCATATTGTACCACTTACGCAATCTCAGACGGTTAATTTAAAAACAGCTTTGGGTCACATTGTCGCACATGACGTACTTTCGCCAGTAAATGTGCCACAACATACCAATTCAGCAATGGATGGTTATGCGATCCGAGGTGATGATTTAGCGTGTGCAAGCTATGAGGTTGTCGCCCATGTAATGGCGGGACACAGTTATGATTTACCCCTCGAAAAAGGCCAAGCAGTACGGATCATGACTGGCGCTGCAGTACCTAAATTTGCGGATACTGTCGTCATGCGTGAGCAAGCTGAACAGACAGATACAGCTCTCGATAATGTAATAAAAACTACGGTACGCTTTAATCTCGCCATGGCCTCCATCCACCCAGGTCAGAATGTCCGTCAAGCGGGTGAAGATTTAGCATTAGGACAAACCGCCGTAGCCGCAGGTAGTAAGATCACTGCACCAGAATTAGGTATGATAGCCTCTCTCGGCATTAACCAAGTGACCGTTAAAAAGCCGGTACGTGTTGCTATCTTTTCAACCGGTGATGAAGTACAGCATCCTGGAGAAGCACAACAGAATAACTGTATTTACGATGCTAACCGTTACACCTTACATGCAATGCTAACTCAAGCGGGCTGTGAAGTGATTGATTTAGGCATTATCGAAGACTGCGAAGCCGCATTAGAAGCGACATTACAGCAAGGCAGTGAACAAGCGGATTTGATCTTGTCATCCGGCGGTGTTTCGGTCGGTGATGCCGATTACATCAAAACCGTGTTGGACAAACTGGGACAAATCAACTTCTGGCGCATCAACATGCGTCCGGGTCGTCCGTTAGCATTTGGCCAAATCAACGATACGCCATTCTTTGGTTTACCGGGTAATCCAGTGGCGGTAATGGTGGTATTTTTACAATTTGTTGAACCTGCGATCCGAAAACTGCAAGGCATAACAGATTGGCAGCCACAAGTATTCAATGCTATTGCCACAGAACGGTTCCGCTCTCGTCCTCATCGTACTGAGTATACACGTGGTATTTTTAGTTTTGATGCTAACGGTCGTTTAATCGTGAAAAGTACCGGGCAACAAGGCTCAGGTATCTTGCGTTCGATGAGTGAAGCAAATTGTTTAGTTGAAGTATTACCTGAACAGACTAATGCAGAGATTGGTGATTTAGTTCGCATTATTCCACTGCAAGGACGTATTTAATCCATTAATTGTCACCTGAAATGGCTAACGAATAACGACAAGGCTAGCTTAATTAATTCCACGCTGCCCTTTTATTTTCATCATGTTACGCTGTACTAAACAACATAAATCATGTTCATTCCGCAACGCAAATAACAGCATAACCCTAAATACGGAAAATACCCTGTTTGTGATACAGCTCAAAAAATGGTATTCTCGTCGCAAGATTTAGGTGTCATTCACCAAACGAACACATTAATCCCCGCAGTACATAATCTTACCCGATTCATCATGGATGAAGCAGGCAGAGTTTACGCGTCATTACGACAATGGCTCGATCAGTAACCGTCACGCGTGCAGTCAATTGGATGATACAACGTTATGAATTCTCTTAGTCGTGTCAATGCATGAATGATTTTCGTCGTCGCTTTTAAAAACTTGCAATCAAGGACATCAATAAGCACACAAAGATGACGATTGACGATGAAGACGTCGCAGATAAACATAGTGCTTATCGTATTGCGGCGATAAGGTTTCATTATTCAACGAATGAAAAAGGGATAATTAAATTCTGAGTCTTAGGCTCAAGATAGTAAATGGATAATTATTTAATAATAAATGATAAAAAGGACAATAATTAAATGCTTTTGAAAAAACTAGTGTATGGAAGTTTATTCGTCACGTGTATGCTCTCCTCAGCAGCCTATGCAGAAACACTGAGAACGCCGCATCAATTAGAATGGCGAGGACAGGAATCACTTGATCCAATTTCATCAACACGCTTTTATTACCCTACCCAAATGTTATATAGCCGCCTAGTAAGACAAGATGAAACAGGCGCACCATCTCCAGAACTTGCAACCAAATGGACAGCGAATGAAACGGCCACTGAATGGACGTTTGATCTACGCAAAAATGTAAAATTTCATAACGGTCAAGCACTCACTGCTGCCGATGTGGTAGCGACAATAGATCGAATTCTTGATGTTAAACGTGATGCTC comes from the Moritella yayanosii genome and includes:
- a CDS encoding ATP-binding cassette domain-containing protein, which gives rise to MSQITIQAEDISIRFKDRLLFHIPHLKFGPQEAIYLTGANGVGKTTLLKILSGLQRPTTGKVNLQCNNWFARLFKSNAKNGVIYMHQTPYMFDTSVLDNVSYGLKFAIRGRQAQRSEAITALRMVGLETLANEHISVLSGGERQCVAMARAWVLKPSVLLMDESSASMDTESIERQVILAKDLLERGSTLVITSHQQNALTALCRRQWCISNNKLIERADLQLINKDKDHYAFG
- the mobA gene encoding molybdenum cofactor guanylyltransferase MobA yields the protein MPSAEQTSWVILAGGQASRMGGHDKGLVTLTGKAMIEHVIDTLSPQTNKIAINANRNQDSYRQYGDVFGDQLQGYQGPLGGIHAAILHLNNAEWIGFVPCDCPQLPSDLVTRMAAACEADTDIVVAHDGEHIQPVVTLLHRRILPKLEAFLANGDRKIILLYRQCNMLTVDFSDQPNAFVNLNTPAELQQFGQTK
- a CDS encoding bifunctional molybdopterin-guanine dinucleotide biosynthesis adaptor protein MobB/molybdopterin molybdotransferase MoeA, with protein sequence MSQIHASLPLLGFAAFSGTGKTILLEAILPKLVARGIRVAVIKHAHHDFDIDQPGKDSHRLRKAGASQMLISSRCRHALVTETPDQEATLPHLIAQLDQTQLDLILVEGFKKLSFPKIELHRAEVGKPWLHPTDHNIIAVAANVPIPASGSAPLAEKPPLPLLDINNLDQITDFVVSFIQGKVHATQLEQPQGLQCGDLTPPGMLSVAEGRERILGHIVPLTQSQTVNLKTALGHIVAHDVLSPVNVPQHTNSAMDGYAIRGDDLACASYEVVAHVMAGHSYDLPLEKGQAVRIMTGAAVPKFADTVVMREQAEQTDTALDNVIKTTVRFNLAMASIHPGQNVRQAGEDLALGQTAVAAGSKITAPELGMIASLGINQVTVKKPVRVAIFSTGDEVQHPGEAQQNNCIYDANRYTLHAMLTQAGCEVIDLGIIEDCEAALEATLQQGSEQADLILSSGGVSVGDADYIKTVLDKLGQINFWRINMRPGRPLAFGQINDTPFFGLPGNPVAVMVVFLQFVEPAIRKLQGITDWQPQVFNAIATERFRSRPHRTEYTRGIFSFDANGRLIVKSTGQQGSGILRSMSEANCLVEVLPEQTNAEIGDLVRIIPLQGRI